The Candidatus Binatia bacterium genome segment TAACGTCGACGTGGTCGCCGGCGTGGAACAGCTCGGCAAGGCGGATCTCCTGGCCGACTTGCCACGATCCCGCTTCGGTCAGACGGAACTCGAGCAGCGCGGAGAAGTTCGAGCGGCCGCCCTTGGCCATGTGGCCGCGCTCGGCCTTCGAGAGGTTCTTTTCGCGGCGCGTGCCGAAGCCGACCTGCAGCGCGTGGTAGCCGTCGCGCTCAGGCGAGCGCACCTGCACGACGGTGCAGGGACCGGTCTCGATCACCGTGACCGGCACGAGATTGCCGCCCTCGACGAAGCGCTGGGTCATTCCAAGTTTCTTGCCGATCAGGCCGAGCATGGCGTTTCCTCTTCTCTTCTCATTACCGTGTCTCGTCTAGTCACGCAGCGGCGCTTGGATAATGAAATCGCTCGCCGGCTCGCGATTTCATTAGTGCAGCTTGATTTCGACGTCGACGCCGGCGGGCAGGTCGAGCTTGCCGAGAGAGTCGATGGTCTGCTGGGTCGGTTCGAGGATGTCGAGAAGCCGCTTGTGAGTGCGGATCTCGAACTGCTCGCGCGACTTCTTGTCGACGTGCGGCGAGCGGTTGACGGTGAAGCGCTCGATGCGGGTCGGCATGGGGACGGGCCCGGCGACGCGTCCGCCGGTGCGGCGCACGGCGTCGACGATGTCGCGTACCGACTGGTCGAGCACGCGATGGTCGTAGGCCTTCAGGCGGATGCGGATGCGTTCGGACATCATGGGGTCAGGTCGTCCTTGTGCCTTGTTCTCGTTCGCTTCGTTCCAATGTCGATACTTCTAAGTGGCGTCGCTTCGCTCTAACCGGCGTCTGGATAGGCAAACCGCTCGCCAGCT includes the following:
- the rpsJ gene encoding 30S ribosomal protein S10, whose product is MMSERIRIRLKAYDHRVLDQSVRDIVDAVRRTGGRVAGPVPMPTRIERFTVNRSPHVDKKSREQFEIRTHKRLLDILEPTQQTIDSLGKLDLPAGVDVEIKLH